A single window of Deltaproteobacteria bacterium DNA harbors:
- a CDS encoding MoxR family ATPase, whose product MSKKSMNPSGQFANITANMEKVMRGQAKAIRLSLVALVSGGHVLLNDYPGTGKTTLSKTLALSVEGIFKRIQFTPDLLPSDITGLSIYDQSDKTFKFHKGPVFANIVLADEINRASPRTQSALLEAMAEGQVSIDGIQHNLEELFFVIATQNPIESHGTYPLPEAQMDRFAFNFSLGYVSPEEETAILSDQAMGHPVMNVSPCATAEDILTLRKQAQEIEISDEIKRYIVDLVNATRSAEGVRLGASPRASLTLMKASQVMALMEEMDFVTADHVQEIALYVIAHRLALDSEARFSGVTGEAIVEDLLKAVPVPV is encoded by the coding sequence ATGTCAAAGAAAAGTATGAACCCTTCCGGGCAATTTGCAAATATTACCGCTAACATGGAAAAAGTCATGAGGGGACAGGCAAAGGCTATCCGGCTGTCCCTCGTTGCGCTTGTCAGCGGCGGCCATGTACTGTTAAACGATTATCCCGGCACAGGCAAGACAACCCTCTCAAAAACACTGGCCCTCTCTGTTGAAGGCATCTTCAAGCGTATCCAGTTTACGCCTGACCTCCTTCCTTCCGACATTACAGGCCTATCCATCTATGACCAGAGTGATAAGACCTTTAAATTTCATAAAGGGCCTGTTTTTGCCAATATCGTCCTGGCTGACGAAATCAACCGGGCCTCTCCGCGCACCCAGTCGGCTCTGCTCGAAGCCATGGCTGAAGGGCAGGTGAGCATTGATGGCATACAGCACAACCTTGAAGAACTTTTCTTCGTCATTGCCACACAAAATCCCATTGAATCTCACGGAACCTATCCCTTACCGGAAGCTCAAATGGACCGCTTTGCCTTCAATTTCAGCCTTGGCTACGTCTCTCCCGAAGAAGAAACAGCCATCCTCTCAGATCAGGCCATGGGGCATCCCGTCATGAATGTTAGTCCCTGCGCAACGGCTGAAGACATTCTTACCCTTAGAAAACAGGCTCAGGAGATAGAAATCAGTGATGAGATAAAGAGGTACATCGTCGACCTTGTCAATGCGACACGGTCCGCCGAAGGAGTCCGGCTCGGCGCCAGTCCGCGGGCGTCGCTGACACTCATGAAGGCATCTCAGGTGATGGCGCTTATGGAAGAAATGGACTTTGTCACAGCCGATCATGTACAGGAAATCGCTTTATACGTCATTGCTCACAGGCTGGCCCTCGATTCGGAAGCACGTTTTTCAGGGGTAACGGGTGAGGCGATTGTGGAGGATCTTCTCAAAGCGGTTCCCGTTCCTGTGTAG
- a CDS encoding HEAT repeat domain-containing protein has protein sequence MRKKKRVFRLILAGSFILLFFSCTGKKEADAPQKEVKKSESSAIGTKAQIADKRAVDSEKAGKIEALIITLEGSDEREAYDAALKLSLMGDETAVEPLITVYERSEGMMRAATLKALGSIGDKASIDILLDALNDDETDIRRIAAAGLGNFNDESAVEPLIEILNDDDDWVRWNAGSSLNKITKKEFPDYDSWSEWYEAKE, from the coding sequence ATGCGGAAAAAAAAGAGGGTCTTCAGGTTAATTCTTGCAGGGAGTTTTATTCTCTTGTTTTTTAGTTGCACTGGTAAAAAAGAGGCAGATGCTCCTCAAAAAGAAGTAAAAAAAAGTGAGTCATCAGCGATAGGCACAAAGGCTCAAATAGCGGATAAGCGGGCCGTCGACAGTGAGAAAGCAGGAAAAATAGAAGCGCTGATTATAACGCTGGAAGGAAGTGATGAGCGGGAAGCTTATGATGCAGCGCTGAAACTCTCATTAATGGGCGATGAAACAGCAGTGGAACCTTTAATAACTGTCTATGAGCGTTCAGAGGGGATGATGCGTGCGGCCACATTGAAGGCATTGGGCAGTATAGGCGATAAAGCTTCGATTGACATCCTGCTTGATGCCTTAAACGACGATGAAACAGATATCAGGCGAATTGCGGCGGCAGGGCTTGGAAACTTTAATGATGAGTCGGCAGTCGAGCCGCTTATAGAGATATTGAACGATGATGATGACTGGGTCCGGTGGAATGCCGGGAGCAGCCTGAATAAGATAACAAAGAAGGAATTTCCTGACTATGACAGCTGGAGCGAATGGTATGAGGCGAAGGAATAA
- the oadA gene encoding sodium-extruding oxaloacetate decarboxylase subunit alpha, translated as MSKQKVELTDTILRDAHQSLLATRMKTEDMLPAAEKLDRVGYWSLEAWGGATFDSCLRFLKEDPWERLRSLRKAIPNTRLQMLLRGQNLLGYRHYSDDVLKKFIERAADNGIDVFRIFDALNDTRNMREAMKSVKKSGAVAEACVCYTTSPIHNNEYFIDMSVKLAEMGAHNICIKDMAGLLAPPDAFDLVKGIKEKTGLPVHLHCHETSGMGSISYFKAIEAGADLLDTAISSLSSGTAHPPTETIVASLKGTEYDTGLDLSLLEEIAEYFREVRRKYHQFESEHTRINTSVLVSQIPGGMISNLASQLKEQDALDKMNEVLKEVPKVRKDLGYPPLVTPTSQIVGTQATLNVLTGEKYKVITSETKNYLKGLYGKPTTDINEEVRKKAIGDEELIVCRPADLLEPELDKLTREVGEKAKSIEDILTYAMFPNVALEFFEERAAGTLKPEPLIPEGEAEKAALSSPHMAPSEFNVKVHGESYHIKVGGAGHKGDGARPFYIVVDGQLEEALVESLVEVLPSQAGQIEGQSTVSSSRPKAKDEGDVTSAMPGAVVRVDVKVGDKVTAGDTVLVVEAMKMENEVHTPIDGEVLEIFVKEGDTVNPDETLVRVG; from the coding sequence ATGTCTAAACAGAAAGTAGAACTTACAGATACCATTTTGAGGGATGCGCACCAGTCTCTGCTTGCCACGAGGATGAAAACGGAAGATATGCTCCCTGCTGCCGAAAAACTGGATAGGGTAGGTTACTGGTCACTCGAGGCCTGGGGAGGGGCCACCTTTGATTCATGTCTCAGGTTTTTGAAGGAAGATCCCTGGGAGCGGTTGCGCTCCTTAAGGAAAGCCATACCGAATACAAGGCTTCAGATGCTTCTAAGAGGTCAGAACCTGCTTGGCTACCGGCACTACTCTGATGATGTGCTCAAGAAATTTATCGAAAGGGCGGCCGATAACGGTATCGACGTATTCAGAATATTCGACGCCCTTAACGACACGAGAAACATGAGGGAGGCCATGAAGTCCGTCAAGAAGAGCGGCGCCGTTGCCGAGGCCTGCGTCTGTTATACGACAAGTCCCATTCATAACAATGAATACTTTATCGACATGTCGGTCAAACTGGCCGAAATGGGCGCCCATAATATCTGTATCAAGGACATGGCCGGACTTCTTGCGCCGCCCGATGCCTTTGATCTTGTAAAGGGGATCAAGGAGAAAACGGGTCTTCCCGTTCATCTTCACTGCCACGAGACAAGCGGCATGGGTTCAATCAGTTATTTTAAAGCCATAGAGGCAGGCGCTGACCTGCTTGATACGGCTATTTCATCCCTGTCATCGGGGACGGCCCATCCGCCGACGGAAACCATCGTGGCATCACTCAAGGGGACAGAGTACGATACGGGCCTCGATCTTTCACTTCTCGAAGAGATTGCTGAATATTTCAGGGAAGTAAGGAGAAAGTACCACCAGTTTGAAAGTGAGCATACGAGGATAAACACTTCCGTTCTTGTTTCCCAGATACCGGGCGGCATGATATCCAACCTGGCCTCCCAGCTCAAGGAGCAGGATGCCCTTGACAAGATGAATGAAGTATTGAAGGAAGTTCCGAAGGTGAGGAAAGACCTCGGTTATCCTCCCCTTGTGACACCCACCAGTCAGATTGTAGGCACCCAGGCGACACTTAATGTGCTTACGGGAGAGAAATATAAGGTCATTACCAGTGAAACGAAGAATTACCTCAAGGGGCTCTACGGTAAACCGACGACGGATATTAATGAAGAAGTAAGAAAAAAGGCTATTGGTGATGAAGAGCTTATTGTCTGTCGTCCTGCCGACCTGCTGGAGCCCGAACTGGACAAACTCACCAGAGAAGTGGGGGAAAAGGCAAAGAGTATAGAAGATATTCTAACTTATGCCATGTTTCCCAATGTGGCCCTTGAGTTTTTTGAAGAGCGTGCAGCAGGGACGCTAAAGCCTGAGCCGCTTATTCCCGAGGGGGAGGCAGAAAAAGCAGCCCTTTCCTCACCGCATATGGCGCCCAGTGAGTTTAACGTCAAGGTCCATGGCGAGTCTTATCATATAAAAGTTGGCGGTGCAGGACACAAAGGTGACGGTGCAAGGCCCTTTTACATTGTTGTCGACGGTCAGCTTGAAGAGGCCCTCGTCGAGTCGCTTGTCGAAGTTCTGCCCAGCCAGGCAGGCCAGATCGAGGGGCAGTCCACCGTCTCTTCATCGAGGCCGAAGGCAAAAGATGAAGGTGATGTGACTTCAGCCATGCCCGGCGCCGTTGTGAGGGTTGACGTTAAGGTTGGCGACAAGGTAACTGCCGGAGATACAGTCCTCGTTGTTGAAGCAATGAAGATGGAAAACGAAGTCCATACCCCCATTGATGGAGAGGTGCTGGAGATTTTCGTCAAGGAAGGTGATACGGTCAATCCTGATGAGACGCTCGTTAGGGTGGGGTAA
- a CDS encoding VWA domain-containing protein produces MYIKYSAIKIKGIYPFLFILILLTAACAGAPEREPAREAVIMKSKDKMEAPAVIEAEPEPMKGPVEYEIAEEAFSEPSLAPPVKADVYESKIAERAIKKETLPREAKTGEELSVTGKNLSDGDKSFFGIMGATAPPDEGVLAPKKKDIPGKRKIPKASGLRAGYADDNKQFNYFINFLEKYGPQAPHYTRDVRERIVLKVKDKEGKSLSNAQVKIYSGKNLLFRGLTYSDGSFLFFPSEYDNNITEFRVEASLNRSRKELTVDRQGKREIEVRLDSRRRVAQQVPLDILFILDTTGSMGEEIHRLKTTIEMINLNLTSLSSQPKVRFGMVLYKDKKDAYVTKTVPLTESLDEFRSALDKVRASGGGDHPEDLQSALMASMKGIKWNNDGIRLSFIITDAPPHLDYGQEYSYLNAMSDARRKGIKIFSVGTGGLNIMGEYILRQIAQYTSGRYIFLTYGERGESDGGRPGSVSHHTGSNFETDKLEAIIIRFAKEELRNLTGDEIEEADEYFEATRIADEEKGDTLKKLFDMAVSQLIDYSALSISPDTPVALFPFSMKDKSLAGNAEYLGEQLLFSLSTNKSFKVLERKDIQAVIDETKFQLSGFVPEKEAVEAGKLAGAKIIIRGNIYSGKKNYEIFLKLLRVETGEVLSVTKLVVSRKLGLE; encoded by the coding sequence ATGTATATCAAATATTCTGCCATCAAGATAAAGGGTATCTATCCTTTCTTATTTATTCTCATTTTATTAACGGCAGCCTGTGCCGGCGCGCCGGAAAGGGAGCCGGCAAGGGAAGCTGTGATAATGAAATCAAAAGATAAGATGGAAGCCCCGGCCGTCATAGAAGCCGAGCCTGAACCGATGAAGGGACCTGTCGAGTATGAAATAGCGGAAGAGGCTTTCTCAGAGCCGTCATTGGCCCCTCCGGTTAAAGCAGATGTTTATGAGTCCAAAATTGCCGAGAGAGCGATTAAAAAAGAAACCTTGCCACGGGAAGCAAAAACCGGTGAAGAACTTTCTGTCACCGGCAAGAATCTTTCTGACGGGGACAAGAGTTTTTTCGGTATCATGGGCGCCACTGCCCCCCCCGATGAAGGAGTCCTTGCCCCCAAAAAGAAAGACATTCCCGGAAAGCGGAAGATACCGAAAGCATCGGGACTGCGTGCGGGCTATGCCGATGACAACAAGCAGTTCAACTACTTTATCAACTTCCTGGAAAAGTACGGTCCCCAGGCTCCCCATTACACACGTGACGTGCGGGAACGGATTGTCCTCAAGGTAAAGGACAAAGAGGGAAAGTCCCTTTCCAATGCGCAGGTAAAGATCTATTCGGGCAAAAACCTGCTCTTCCGGGGACTTACCTACTCTGACGGTTCATTCCTTTTCTTTCCTTCCGAATACGATAATAATATTACCGAATTCAGGGTAGAAGCCTCCCTTAACCGCTCTCGAAAGGAACTGACCGTTGACCGGCAGGGAAAAAGAGAAATCGAGGTGAGACTCGATTCGAGGCGGCGCGTTGCGCAGCAGGTACCGCTGGACATCCTCTTCATCCTTGACACGACGGGAAGCATGGGAGAGGAGATTCACAGGCTGAAAACAACAATAGAGATGATCAACCTCAACCTCACCTCCCTTTCATCACAGCCGAAGGTTCGTTTCGGCATGGTCCTTTATAAGGATAAAAAGGACGCCTACGTAACAAAAACGGTTCCCCTTACGGAGTCCCTAGACGAGTTCCGCAGCGCTCTCGATAAGGTCAGGGCATCAGGTGGCGGCGACCATCCCGAAGACCTCCAGTCGGCCCTCATGGCGTCCATGAAGGGGATTAAATGGAACAATGACGGTATCCGCCTCTCTTTCATCATTACCGACGCTCCGCCCCACCTCGATTACGGCCAGGAGTACAGTTATCTTAATGCCATGTCTGACGCCAGAAGGAAGGGGATAAAGATATTCAGCGTGGGCACAGGCGGCCTCAATATTATGGGCGAGTATATCCTCCGCCAGATAGCGCAGTACACTTCCGGCAGATACATCTTCCTTACCTACGGCGAAAGGGGGGAGAGCGACGGTGGAAGACCGGGCAGCGTAAGCCACCATACGGGAAGCAACTTCGAGACAGACAAGCTGGAAGCCATCATCATACGTTTTGCCAAGGAAGAGTTGAGGAACCTTACCGGTGACGAAATAGAAGAAGCCGATGAGTATTTTGAGGCGACCAGGATAGCCGATGAAGAAAAGGGAGATACATTGAAAAAACTCTTTGACATGGCTGTCTCGCAGCTCATCGACTATTCAGCCCTATCGATCTCACCCGATACGCCCGTTGCCCTTTTCCCTTTCTCCATGAAGGACAAAAGCCTTGCCGGCAATGCCGAGTATTTAGGCGAACAGTTGCTCTTTTCACTAAGTACGAACAAATCCTTCAAGGTGCTGGAACGAAAAGACATTCAAGCGGTTATTGATGAAACCAAGTTCCAGCTTTCCGGTTTCGTTCCTGAAAAGGAGGCCGTAGAAGCAGGCAAACTGGCCGGGGCAAAGATCATCATCAGGGGGAATATTTATTCGGGCAAGAAAAACTACGAAATTTTCCTTAAACTGCTCAGGGTGGAAACAGGAGAAGTACTTTCTGTTACCAAGCTTGTTGTCAGCAGGAAACTTGGCCTGGAGTAG
- the amrB gene encoding AmmeMemoRadiSam system protein B: protein METRNPAVAGMFYPGTRQALSAELDRLIPEKSVKRKAIGIVSPHAGYIYSGAVAGELISSVAIPQKIILIGPNHTGFGIKGSVMAEGCWSLPNGTVNVDTFLAKKIMGATKILGHDTLAHLREHSLEVQIPFLLHEREGIDIVPITLMGLGVDACREAGHAIAGAIRESGEEALIIASSDMTHYESDESARKKDKKAIDKVLALDPEGLYQVVTENRISMCGIIPATVMLFAALELGAKKAELVKYATSGDVSGEYNQVVGYAGMIVE, encoded by the coding sequence ATGGAGACGAGAAACCCTGCTGTTGCAGGCATGTTTTATCCCGGAACGCGACAGGCCCTGTCGGCCGAGCTTGACAGGCTCATTCCTGAAAAAAGCGTTAAAAGAAAGGCCATAGGCATTGTTTCTCCTCATGCCGGTTATATTTATTCGGGCGCTGTTGCCGGTGAACTTATTTCATCCGTTGCTATTCCCCAAAAAATTATTCTCATTGGTCCCAACCATACGGGTTTTGGAATAAAAGGCTCAGTTATGGCGGAAGGCTGCTGGTCGCTTCCCAATGGAACGGTCAACGTTGATACTTTCCTTGCCAAAAAGATTATGGGCGCAACGAAAATCCTGGGCCATGATACGCTTGCCCACTTGAGAGAGCATTCACTGGAAGTTCAGATTCCCTTCCTTTTGCACGAACGGGAGGGTATTGATATTGTTCCCATAACGCTTATGGGCCTCGGTGTTGATGCATGCCGTGAGGCGGGCCATGCCATTGCCGGGGCCATAAGAGAATCCGGTGAAGAGGCTCTTATTATCGCCAGTTCCGACATGACTCATTACGAGTCTGATGAATCAGCCAGAAAGAAGGATAAAAAGGCTATCGACAAGGTACTTGCCCTTGATCCCGAAGGCCTTTATCAGGTGGTTACGGAAAACCGCATTTCCATGTGCGGAATTATTCCCGCAACGGTTATGCTTTTTGCCGCCCTGGAACTGGGCGCCAAAAAAGCGGAACTGGTGAAATACGCTACTTCAGGTGATGTTTCCGGTGAGTACAACCAGGTTGTCGGTTATGCCGGAATGATTGTCGAGTAG
- a CDS encoding transglutaminase domain-containing protein: protein MNTPPFLTGAALIYWGWQTGLLVPAALAATVTELHRMTRWRITLDDRGFSNVIMLCNILIAATALFAYTWEGKAGSFLKVISWFPLILLPIVLAQLYSTAGTINPDIFFIFLKKNREKKRKPFLISITYPYLAVCLLSASVANVRSLLTYAFMVIICGWALYCVKPSRSPAITWMIIFIVLAGAGYYGSVALHGLHKKTEEKFIQWYSGTFMKSNDYQRTTTSLGQLGKRKSSGEIIFRVKNDSQKRSAFHLVESSYDSFRSPSWFALLAPMKALKGKAGKSKWKLSHVTGGDGNLITIFKSLQEGKNILPLPPHARAIENLPVNELFRNRMGAVMSEHDSLFAAYHVSSTDDGNTVDVPTGRDLAIPRGYTPLIAQVAKGIGLKSKKHDQIAESLSGFFLSNFTYSLDAESSEEASLPLEDFLLKSRSGHCEYFATATALLLRWAGIPARYTVGYLVHEYSEREAMYVVRERDAHAWVTAYIDGKWLIIDTTPPSWVAADSQQGSFMEPLSDLRAYLQFLIARWRASEENFFTKYGYVLLLLLLWRLFGKKNISLVYRKKEAAAREESRPIESPFYALEKKLKEAGHIRHKGETYRAWFKRMEEEERPITSVDIIKSALLIHTKMRFRREGISHNERAEMERLVATWMREGQGNDN, encoded by the coding sequence ATGAATACCCCCCCTTTTCTCACAGGCGCGGCGCTTATCTATTGGGGATGGCAAACAGGCCTTCTCGTCCCCGCCGCTTTGGCAGCCACCGTAACGGAACTTCACCGAATGACAAGGTGGCGCATCACACTCGATGACAGAGGATTCTCCAATGTCATTATGCTGTGCAATATCCTTATTGCTGCGACGGCCCTTTTTGCCTATACATGGGAAGGAAAGGCCGGTTCCTTCCTGAAAGTCATCAGTTGGTTTCCACTCATCCTGCTGCCCATTGTTTTGGCCCAGCTTTACAGTACGGCAGGCACTATCAATCCCGATATCTTCTTTATATTTCTTAAAAAAAACAGGGAGAAAAAAAGAAAACCCTTTCTCATCAGTATTACCTACCCCTATCTTGCCGTCTGCCTCCTTTCGGCAAGTGTAGCCAACGTAAGGTCCCTGCTCACTTATGCCTTCATGGTCATTATCTGCGGATGGGCACTCTACTGCGTAAAGCCGTCCAGAAGCCCGGCAATAACGTGGATGATCATTTTTATTGTCCTTGCCGGGGCGGGATATTACGGCAGTGTCGCTCTTCACGGCCTGCACAAAAAAACGGAAGAAAAGTTTATCCAGTGGTACTCGGGAACCTTCATGAAAAGCAATGATTATCAGCGGACGACAACTTCCCTGGGGCAGCTGGGGAAGCGAAAATCATCAGGGGAAATAATTTTCAGGGTAAAAAATGATTCGCAAAAAAGAAGCGCCTTTCACCTTGTTGAATCGAGTTACGACAGCTTTCGTTCCCCCTCATGGTTTGCCCTTTTAGCCCCAATGAAAGCGCTCAAGGGGAAAGCCGGAAAATCGAAGTGGAAACTCTCTCATGTGACCGGAGGGGATGGGAACTTAATAACCATTTTTAAATCGCTGCAAGAGGGCAAAAACATCCTCCCACTGCCTCCTCACGCCCGGGCCATAGAAAACCTGCCCGTCAATGAGCTCTTCCGCAACAGGATGGGCGCCGTCATGTCGGAACATGACTCCCTCTTTGCAGCTTACCATGTAAGCAGCACAGACGATGGGAACACAGTCGATGTCCCCACCGGCAGGGACCTTGCAATCCCCCGGGGCTATACTCCGCTTATCGCGCAAGTGGCAAAGGGCATAGGCCTGAAATCCAAAAAACATGATCAAATTGCAGAGAGCTTAAGCGGCTTTTTCCTGTCCAACTTTACCTATTCACTGGATGCAGAAAGCTCTGAGGAAGCGTCTCTTCCTCTCGAAGATTTCCTCCTCAAGTCGAGATCGGGGCACTGCGAATATTTCGCCACGGCCACCGCCTTGCTGCTCCGATGGGCAGGCATTCCTGCGCGATACACGGTGGGCTACCTCGTCCATGAATATTCGGAGCGGGAAGCTATGTATGTCGTGCGCGAAAGGGACGCCCATGCCTGGGTAACGGCCTACATAGACGGCAAGTGGCTAATCATTGACACGACGCCACCGTCATGGGTAGCTGCAGATAGCCAGCAAGGTTCTTTTATGGAGCCTTTATCGGACCTGCGGGCCTACCTGCAATTCCTCATTGCCCGATGGCGCGCCTCGGAAGAGAATTTTTTTACCAAATACGGCTATGTTCTACTGCTGCTTCTATTGTGGCGCCTCTTTGGAAAGAAAAACATCTCTCTCGTCTACAGGAAAAAGGAAGCGGCTGCCCGGGAGGAGAGCAGGCCCATAGAATCACCTTTTTATGCCCTTGAAAAAAAGCTGAAAGAAGCGGGCCATATCCGTCATAAAGGGGAAACCTACAGGGCCTGGTTTAAAAGGATGGAAGAAGAAGAAAGGCCGATTACCTCTGTCGATATTATCAAAAGCGCCTTATTGATTCATACAAAAATGCGTTTCCGGCGGGAAGGCATTTCTCACAATGAAAGAGCTGAAATGGAGAGGCTGGTAGCAACATGGATGAGAGAGGGACAGGGCAATGATAATTGA
- a CDS encoding DUF58 domain-containing protein, with amino-acid sequence MFKGIPYYLLKWTSSARHFLVRRFTYAGMLLLVCLIISALLGLDTYKTTAYEIFTFLLALFLASFSSLLLPGAKLSLSRKLPKLCTAGERVSYKISIKNLTDKHYRALSVIESLPDPRPNPDELAEEFKRRSAPGKMKRLFTKKGYLGAWQRQIRKKLMANVESAYSIDIASSEKKDLSLTLLPMRRGFIRFKTLTLSQPDPLGIMKNLKDHHLEESLLVLPKRYSLPPISLPAKRRYHQGGISLASKVGDSDEFISLRDYRPGDPLRTIHWKSWAKTGKPVVKEYEDEHFSRHALFLDTFGDESISDLFEEAVSVAASFASSLEKGESLLDLIFVGDEAFCFTSGRHTGSRGKMLEILAAVDLCRDKDFSTLANAALQRAALLTSAIGIFLSWDESRQSFIKKMMSHNIPLMIFIITEEGESIDPGIMKGNPESFHLLEKGKIAEALARL; translated from the coding sequence ATGTTCAAAGGAATTCCCTACTATCTCCTCAAATGGACCAGTTCTGCAAGGCATTTTCTTGTCAGGCGTTTTACTTATGCCGGCATGCTGCTCCTCGTCTGTCTCATAATCTCGGCCCTTTTAGGCCTCGATACGTACAAGACAACGGCTTACGAAATATTTACCTTCCTCCTTGCCCTCTTCCTGGCCTCCTTTAGCTCCCTGCTTTTGCCCGGAGCAAAACTGTCCCTTTCAAGAAAACTGCCCAAACTGTGCACAGCCGGAGAAAGGGTTTCATACAAGATCAGCATTAAAAACCTGACAGACAAACATTACCGTGCGCTTTCAGTAATCGAAAGTCTTCCCGACCCAAGGCCAAACCCCGATGAACTGGCTGAAGAATTTAAAAGAAGAAGCGCTCCGGGAAAAATGAAGCGGCTTTTCACAAAAAAGGGCTATCTGGGCGCATGGCAAAGACAGATCAGGAAAAAGCTGATGGCCAACGTAGAGTCAGCGTACTCTATTGATATTGCCTCTTCAGAAAAAAAGGACCTGTCCCTCACACTCCTCCCCATGAGAAGAGGATTCATTCGTTTCAAGACCCTAACGCTCTCACAGCCTGACCCTCTCGGCATTATGAAAAACCTGAAGGATCATCATCTTGAAGAGTCTCTTCTCGTATTGCCCAAACGCTATTCCCTGCCGCCCATAAGCTTGCCGGCCAAACGAAGGTATCATCAGGGAGGGATATCCCTGGCTTCAAAAGTGGGCGACTCCGATGAATTTATTTCCTTAAGAGATTACCGCCCCGGCGATCCGCTAAGAACGATCCACTGGAAAAGCTGGGCAAAAACAGGCAAACCTGTTGTCAAGGAATACGAAGACGAACACTTTTCCCGCCATGCCCTCTTTCTCGACACTTTTGGCGATGAGAGTATAAGCGACCTTTTTGAAGAAGCCGTATCGGTGGCTGCCTCCTTCGCATCATCTCTTGAAAAAGGGGAATCCCTCCTCGATCTTATCTTTGTCGGTGATGAAGCTTTCTGCTTTACCAGCGGCAGGCACACGGGCTCAAGGGGAAAAATGCTCGAAATCCTTGCCGCTGTCGACCTTTGCAGGGACAAGGACTTTAGTACCCTTGCCAATGCCGCGCTGCAAAGGGCCGCATTACTCACCAGCGCCATAGGCATTTTTCTCTCCTGGGATGAATCGAGGCAATCCTTTATTAAAAAAATGATGTCTCACAATATTCCTCTCATGATCTTTATCATTACCGAAGAGGGAGAATCTATCGATCCGGGCATCATGAAGGGGAATCCCGAATCTTTTCATCTTCTTGAGAAAGGAAAAATAGCGGAGGCGCTGGCAAGGTTATGA